In the genome of Sulfurimonas autotrophica DSM 16294, the window TTAAGGACGGTATAGAAAAAATTTACTATCAATCTGGCGCTTTGGCATATGTTGTTAATTATATAGATGGAAAAAGAGACGGTATTTTGACATGGTATGACAGAGACGGCAATAAACTCTCAGATGTGAGTTATAAAATGGGACTTATGCATGGACGAGAGACATCATATTATAAAGATGGAAGCATAAAGCATACTATGACGTATATTGATGACAAAAAAGAAGGCTTTTTAAAAGAGTATTATGATAACGGTATTGTTGCATTACATGTAGAGTATATTAACAATAAAAAAGAGGGCGTTCAAAAAGAATATACCTACGAAGGCAAATTATACAGCGAAGTTCTTTATAAAAATAATTATAAAGAAGGTTTG includes:
- a CDS encoding toxin-antitoxin system YwqK family antitoxin, which gives rise to MNKYIHFIVFFTCISSSTLSAELVKEYFDKTHKELKSETHYIDGTHTKIAKGIKDGIEKIYYQSGALAYVVNYIDGKRDGILTWYDRDGNKLSDVSYKMGLMHGRETSYYKDGSIKHTMTYIDDKKEGFLKEYYDNGIVALHVEYINNKKEGVQKEYTYEGKLYSEVLYKNNYKEGLQKWYDNNGKTTKTELFKHDIPVNVMKQIKNKNKEANILINNIDFSPQKQK